AACAATCAGCTTGTCATTTGGATGGATTACGAAAAAGGAGACTCCTTTAGAAAAGAAGTTCAAAAAGAGCATCCCAAGTATGTATCTGCTCCAAATGTAAGCCAAGAATTAAACACAAAAGATGTTACAATTGAAGGTCAATTTACGGTTCAAGAAGCGAAAGATCTCGCAAGCATTTTAAACGCCGGCGCGCTTCCTGTAAAACTGACTGAAAAATATTCAACATCAGTAGGAGCACAATTTGGACAGCAGGCGCTGCAGGATACGGTGTTTGCAGGCATTATCGGAATCGCAATTATTTTCTTATTTATGCTTTTCTATTATCGCCTGCCTGGATTTATCGCAGTGATTACGCTGTCGGTTTACATCTATATTACACTCCAGGTCTTTGACTGGATGAATGCTGTACTCACACTTCCGGGAATTGCCGCGCTCATATTAGGTGTCGGGATGGCTGTTGATGCAAATATCATCACCTATGAACGGATTAAAGAGGAACTTAAGCTAGGAAAGTCGGTCCGCTCTGCCTTTCGTTCAGGAAACAGACGGTCGTTCGCGACGATTCTTGACGCCAATATTACAACGATCATTGCGGCGGTTGTGCTCTTCATCTTTGGGACAAGCTCTGTAAAAGGGTTTGCGACAATGTTGATCCTGTCGATTTTGACAAGCTTTATCACAGCGGTTTTCTTATCAAGATTTTTGCTGTCGCTACTTGTGGAAAGCAGATGGTTTGATCGGAAAAAAGGCTGGTTCGGCGTCAAAAAGAAACATATCATGGATATTCAGCATACAGATGAAAATACCGAACCGTATACGCCGTTCCAAAAATGGGACTTCACAAGCAAGCGTAAATTTTTCCTCATATTCTCCAGTGCCATCACTGTTATAGGAATTATTATTTTGCTCGTGTTTAAGCTGAATCTGGGCATTGATTTTGCAAGCGGCTCACGGATTGAAGTGCAAAGCGAACATAAGCTGACCACAGAGCAGGTGGAGAAAGACTTTGCATCAATTGGGATGGACCCTGATACAATTGTACTTTCTGGTGACAAAAGCAATATCGGGGTTGCGCGTTTTGTCGGAGTGCCAGATAAAGAAACGATTGCCGAAGTAAAAACGTACTTCAAAGACAAATACGGGACAGAGCCGAATGTCAGCACAGTTTCACCGACAGTCGGTAAAGAGCTCGCGAGAAATGCCCTGTACGCAGTCGCGATCGCTTCTATCTGTATCATCATTTACGTTTCGATCCGGTTTGAATATAAAATGGCGATTGCCGCTATTGCTTCGCTGCTGTATGACGCTTTCTTCATCCTTACCATTTTCAGCATGACAAGGCTGGAAGTAGATGTTACGTTTATTGCCGCCGTCCTGACGATTATCGGATATTCGATAAACGATACAATTGTTACATTTGACAGGATTCGCGAGCATATGAAAAAACGCAAGCCGAAAACATTTGCTGACCTGAAACATATCGTAAACTTAAGCCTGCAGCAAACCTTTACGCGTTCAGTAAATACGGTACTGACTGTAGTGATTGTTGTAGTGGCGCTGTTGATTTTTGGAGCGGCTTCTATTACGAACTTCTCAGTCGCACTGTTAATCGGGCTGTTGACAGGTGTATATTCATCCCTATACATCGCCGCGCAAATTTGGCTTGTATGGAAAGGGAAAGAACTGAAAAAAGATTCGATTCAATAAAAAAGTGTCAGGCTGTCCTTTGCTGGGCAGCCTGTTTTTTTGAAGTTTCATTGAACTTAAAATAGACATTTGCTATAATGACATGCGCTTACATTTACACATATAAATGGTGTTAAAAAGTATGTGGCTGGTTTTCAGATATGTGGGAGGGTTTATATATGAGGGTTCGTGAATCAGTGTTGCCGGGCATCGGGCATAAAGTGGAAATCATCACGAGAAACCGCGATAAAATTTCAATTATTATTCATCATGACGGCCGGAGAGAGCTGTACTATTTTGATGAAAATGATCATGAAGAATGTGTTGCCTCGGTGCAATTTGATGACGCTGAAGCCAGGCAAATTTCTGCCATTCTGGGCGGAATGGCATATAAACCAAAAGCATTGGAAAGCGTCGAGGCAGCCCTTAATGATTTAATTATAGAGTGGTGTAAAGCAGAGGTTGGAGCGCCTGCCATTCATCATACAATCGGTGATTTGAATGCAGGGCAGGAATATCATGTGACCATCATTGCGATTATTAAGAAGAATCAGGAAAAACAATTGAATCCGAGATCGGCAACCGTCATTGATGAAGGAGATACCCTTGTGATTTCCGGTGAGAGAAACGGACTGAAGAGGCTGATCCGGGAAAAGTTAACCGCAAATGAGGCTTGACCTAGCGTCAAGCCATGTTTAAAACAAGCCTTGACAGGGAAAGTTACCTAATAATGTGAAGTTTGGGGGAAAGAGAATGAATAAACAATGGACCATTATTTTCGCACTTATTTTCACCTTAATTGTCGCTATTTTTGCAGTGATTAATGTAAGATCGGTAGAAGTTGATTATCTGTTTGGCAGATCGGAGTGGCCGCTTATTCTTGTTATTTTAGGCTCCGTTTTAATGGGGGCGCTGATCGTATTTTCTGCCGGCATTTTTCAAGTGATGAAACTAAAGCGGGAAATAAAAGCGCTGAGGAAAGAAAACAAAACTGCACAAGGCACGATACATAAACAAGAGGATACGTTGCATCCTGACCTGAACGACACACAGGATGCATCAGCCAGACTTGAGAAAAAAGACTAGTTTTCGAATAATATTTGAAACCCCTCAGCCTGCTCTAGTATAATAGGGTGGTTGAGGGGTGAATTTATGTTAGCATCAAAAATGCGATGGGAAATCCAGCGACCAGATCAGGATAAGGTCAAATCACTCACAGAACAATTGCATATCACACCTCTTGTTGCGTCCCTGCTTGTAAAAAGAGGCTTTGATACAGCAGAAAGCGCAAGCCTGTTTTTACATACAAAGGATGCCGATTTTTATGATCCGTTTGAAATGAAGGGCATGAAAGAAGCGGCAGATCGAATAAAACAGGCGATATCACAACAAGAACAGATTATGATATATGGCGATTATGATGCCGATGGAGTTACCAGTACCTCAGTGATGCTCCATACACTGCAAAAGCTGTCGGCTCAAGTTGATTTTTATATACCTGACCGCTTTAAAGAAGGCTATGGCCCTAATGAACAGGCGTTTCGTTCGATTAAAGAACGAGGCTTCTCTCTGATTATTACGGTTGATACAGGGATTGCCGCTGTGCATGAAGCAAATGTGGCCAAGGAACTCGGGCTGGATGTTATCATTACAGATCACCATGAGCCGGGGCCGGAGCTTCCGGATGTTCACGCGATTGTCCACCCGAAGCAGCCGGGCTGTACCTACCCGTATAAAGAACTGGCCGGAGTCGGAGTTGCGTTTAAGCTTGCCCACGCTTTATTGGGCGAACTTCCAGATGAACTGCTTGACCTGGCAGCGATCGGCACGATTGCTGACCTTGTCCCGCTGCATGACGAAAACAGATTAATTGCAACACTGGGACTTGAAAGGCTTCGGCGGACGAATCGGCTGGGCTTACAAGAGCTGATCAAGCTGTCAGGCGGAGACCTTGGAGAAGCGAACGAAGAAACTGTCGGGTTCCAGCTTGCACCAAGGCTGAATGCCGTCGGGAGAATCGAACAGGCGGATCCCGCTGTCCATTTGCTTATGTCAGAGGATCAGTTAGAAGCGGAAGAGCTTGCCGCTGAAATTGACCAGCTAAACAAAGAGCGCCAAAAAATGGTTAGCAAGATGACGGATGAAGCGATTGAAATGGTTGAACAGCAAAATCTCGACCAAACTGCAATCGTCGTGGCCAAAGCCGGGTGGAACCCAGGTGTCGTCGGGATTGTGGCTTCAAAGCTTGTGGACCGATTCTATCGTCCGGCCATTGTGCTTGGCATTGATGAAGAAAAAGGGATTGCTAAAGGTTCGGCCCGGAGCATCAGAGGCTTTAATTTATTCGAGAGCCTTTCTGAATGCAGAGATATTCTTCCGCATTTCGGCGGCCATCCAATGGCGGCGGGGATGACGCTGAATGCCGAAGATGTGCCGGATTTGCGGAACAGGCTGAATGAACTAGCGGAAAACACGCTTACGGAAGAGGATTTTATTCCTGTACAGGAAGTTGATCTCGTCTGCGGTGTCGAGGACATTACGGTTGACAGCATTACAGAAATGAACCTGCTGTCCCCCTTTGGGATGCTGAACCCGAAACCGCACGTTCTCGTGGAAAACGCTGTGCTGGAAGATGTCCGCAAGATCGGCGCGAATAAAAATCATGTAAAAATGACGGTCAAAAACGAGTCGTCTCAGCTTGATTGCGTCGGTTTTCATAAAGGTGAGCTTGAAGAAGGCATTGTCCCCGGCTCAAGAATTTCAATTGTCGGTGAGATGTCTATCAACGAATGGAACAATAGAAAAAAACCGCAGCTAATGATTAAGGATGCCGCTGTTTCTGAATGGCAGCTGTTTGATTTAAGGGGAAAACGGATGTGGGAAGACACAGTTTCCGCCCTTCCATCTGCTAAACGGGCTATTGTTTCTTTCAAAGAAGATTCAACAACACTTCTTGAGGATGAAGACCTTCACCGCGAAGTGCACGTCATTAGCTCTGAAGATCAAGCGAAGGCGTTTGATCTCGATGGTGCTTATATTGTACTGCTGGATCCGCCGCCTTCCTTGGACATGCTCACACATTTGCTGGAAGGCAAGGCGCCCGAGCGGATATATTTTATTTTTCTCAATCATGAGGACCACTTTTTATCAGCTTTTCCCGCAAGAGACTACTTTAAATGGTATTATGCGTTTCTTCTGAAAAGGGGTTCTTTCGACGTGAAAAAACACGGTTCAGAGCTTGCGAGGCATAAAGGCTGGTCAATAGAAACAATCAATTTCATGACAAAGGTGTTTTTTGATCTCGGTTTTGTTAAAATAGAGAATGGTGTGCTGTCTGTGGTTAGCGGAGTGAAAAAACGCGACTTAACAGACTCACAAACATATCAGGAGAAG
The Bacillus vallismortis genome window above contains:
- the secDF gene encoding protein translocase subunit SecDF; its protein translation is MKKGRLIAFFLLVLLIGTGLGYFTKPAANNITLGLDLQGGFEVLYDVQPVKKGDKITKDVLVSTVEALNRRANVLGVSEPNIQIEGNNRIRVQLAGVTNQNRAREILATEAQLSFRDTNDKELLNGSDLVENGAKQTYDAKTNEPIVSIKLKDADKFGEVTKKVMNMAPNNQLVIWMDYEKGDSFRKEVQKEHPKYVSAPNVSQELNTKDVTIEGQFTVQEAKDLASILNAGALPVKLTEKYSTSVGAQFGQQALQDTVFAGIIGIAIIFLFMLFYYRLPGFIAVITLSVYIYITLQVFDWMNAVLTLPGIAALILGVGMAVDANIITYERIKEELKLGKSVRSAFRSGNRRSFATILDANITTIIAAVVLFIFGTSSVKGFATMLILSILTSFITAVFLSRFLLSLLVESRWFDRKKGWFGVKKKHIMDIQHTDENTEPYTPFQKWDFTSKRKFFLIFSSAITVIGIIILLVFKLNLGIDFASGSRIEVQSEHKLTTEQVEKDFASIGMDPDTIVLSGDKSNIGVARFVGVPDKETIAEVKTYFKDKYGTEPNVSTVSPTVGKELARNALYAVAIASICIIIYVSIRFEYKMAIAAIASLLYDAFFILTIFSMTRLEVDVTFIAAVLTIIGYSINDTIVTFDRIREHMKKRKPKTFADLKHIVNLSLQQTFTRSVNTVLTVVIVVVALLIFGAASITNFSVALLIGLLTGVYSSLYIAAQIWLVWKGKELKKDSIQ
- a CDS encoding cation:proton antiporter regulatory subunit, producing MRVRESVLPGIGHKVEIITRNRDKISIIIHHDGRRELYYFDENDHEECVASVQFDDAEARQISAILGGMAYKPKALESVEAALNDLIIEWCKAEVGAPAIHHTIGDLNAGQEYHVTIIAIIKKNQEKQLNPRSATVIDEGDTLVISGERNGLKRLIREKLTANEA
- a CDS encoding LapA family protein, which codes for MNKQWTIIFALIFTLIVAIFAVINVRSVEVDYLFGRSEWPLILVILGSVLMGALIVFSAGIFQVMKLKREIKALRKENKTAQGTIHKQEDTLHPDLNDTQDASARLEKKD
- the recJ gene encoding single-stranded-DNA-specific exonuclease RecJ → MLASKMRWEIQRPDQDKVKSLTEQLHITPLVASLLVKRGFDTAESASLFLHTKDADFYDPFEMKGMKEAADRIKQAISQQEQIMIYGDYDADGVTSTSVMLHTLQKLSAQVDFYIPDRFKEGYGPNEQAFRSIKERGFSLIITVDTGIAAVHEANVAKELGLDVIITDHHEPGPELPDVHAIVHPKQPGCTYPYKELAGVGVAFKLAHALLGELPDELLDLAAIGTIADLVPLHDENRLIATLGLERLRRTNRLGLQELIKLSGGDLGEANEETVGFQLAPRLNAVGRIEQADPAVHLLMSEDQLEAEELAAEIDQLNKERQKMVSKMTDEAIEMVEQQNLDQTAIVVAKAGWNPGVVGIVASKLVDRFYRPAIVLGIDEEKGIAKGSARSIRGFNLFESLSECRDILPHFGGHPMAAGMTLNAEDVPDLRNRLNELAENTLTEEDFIPVQEVDLVCGVEDITVDSITEMNLLSPFGMLNPKPHVLVENAVLEDVRKIGANKNHVKMTVKNESSQLDCVGFHKGELEEGIVPGSRISIVGEMSINEWNNRKKPQLMIKDAAVSEWQLFDLRGKRMWEDTVSALPSAKRAIVSFKEDSTTLLEDEDLHREVHVISSEDQAKAFDLDGAYIVLLDPPPSLDMLTHLLEGKAPERIYFIFLNHEDHFLSAFPARDYFKWYYAFLLKRGSFDVKKHGSELARHKGWSIETINFMTKVFFDLGFVKIENGVLSVVSGVKKRDLTDSQTYQEKKQLMELDQKLNYSSAEELKEWLNKLMKKDSEAYESTRRT